Proteins encoded together in one Camelina sativa cultivar DH55 chromosome 9, Cs, whole genome shotgun sequence window:
- the LOC104715470 gene encoding 60S acidic ribosomal protein P1-like, translating to MATGELACTYASLILHDDGIDVIADKISTLVKTANLNIESYWPSLFAKLCQNKNIDDLFMNASVGGSAAVPMAVSASASAAGGAIQAAPETEE from the exons ATGGCCACCGGTGAGCTCGCATGCACTTACGCTTCTCTCATCCTCCACGACGATGGAATCGATGTCATT GCTGATAAGATCTCAACACTGGTGAAAACAGCCAATTTGAACATTGAATCATACTGGCCTAGTCTCTTTGCCAAGCTttgccaaaacaaaaacatcgaTGATCTCTTTATGAACGCTAGTGTTGGTGGCTCTGCTGCTGTTCCCATGGCTGTGTCTGCTTCTGCCTCTGCAGCTGGAGGAGCCATTCAAGCTGCCCCAGAAACTGAAGAGTAA
- the LOC104715469 gene encoding F-box protein At3g49450-like, with translation MSTKKKRKEHVSKNEAHLTISSTDGLGENYGRLPVDLLVDILSRLPVKSVARSRCVSANWNSLLCNPHYTDLFLTRSSTRPRLLFTFEAEGKWSIFSAPEYLISDNNSNLIVVDSHMDVPRDYTFRVCEPVCGLLCTRDEYELSGRRDARMMICNPSTRQFKSLPKVRSRRGRVVTYLGYDPVEKQYKVLCMTIREKPFLYKAEEFQVLTLGTDKLKWKMLECSVDHYPYASDVCIEGVLYYVAMNRKSRNDIIVCFNVQLEKFNFLNIEDMEYHCTLINYKGKLGAIFHPSIGNFMDGGAASFELWVPDATDEERTWSKHIHILPPMWKELVAETRVYIVGIIGTSEIVFSPFHLSNPFYIFHLDMETNTLRRVGIQGTGPVNGHNIYAYLNHVENLKLIM, from the coding sequence ATGTCCACCAAGAAAAAACGAAAGGAGCACGTCTCCAAAAATGAGGCTCACCTAACCATATCATCAACAGATGGGTTAGGAGAAAACTATGGTAGGCTGCCAGTTGATCTCCTGGTCGATATACTCTCCAGATTGCCTGTGAAATCCGTCGCGAGGTCTCGTTGTGTGTCAGCGAATTGGAATTCTCTTCTATGCAACCCACATTACACCGACCTGTTCCTGACGAGGTCTTCTACTCGGCCGCGTCTCCTTTTCACTTTTGAAGCTGAGGGTAAGTGGTCTATCTTCTCTGCACCTGAGTACCTGATTTCAGACAACAATTCAAATCTCATAGTTGTGGATAGCCATATGGATGTCCCTAGAGATTACACCTTTCGAGTTTGTGAGCCTGTTTGTGGATTGTTGTGTACGAGAGATGAGTATGAATTGAGTGGAAGGAGGGATGCAAGGATGAtgatatgtaaccctagcacAAGACAGTTCAAATCATTACCCAAGGTGAGATCGAGGAGGGGTCGGGTTGTAACCTATCTTGGGTATGATCCAGTCGAAAAACAATATAAGGTATTGTGCATGACAATTCGCGAAAAGCCCTTTTTGTATAAAGCGGAAGAGTTTCAAGTTCTAACGCTAGGAACTGACAAGCTGAAATGGAAAATGCTTGAATGTTCAGTAGACCATTACCCTTATGCTAGCGATGTATGCATCGAAGGGGTTTTGTACTACGTAGCTATGAATCGTAAGTCTAGAAACGATATTATAGTCTGCTTTAATGTTCAGCTGGAGAAGTtcaactttcttaatattgaggaTATGGAGTATCATTGTACTTTAATAAATTACAAGGGTAAATTAGGAGCAATTTTTCATCCATCAATCGGTAATTTTATGGATGGAGGAGCTGCAAGCTTTGAGTTGTGGGTTCCAGATGCAACTGATGAAGAACGTACATGGTCAAAGCATATTCACATATTGCCGCCTATGTGGAAGGAGCTAGTTGCGGAGACTAGAGTTTACATTGTTGGGATTATTGGAACAAGTGAAATTGTGTTTTCTCCATTCCACTTGTCCAATCCGTTCTACATATTTCACTTAGATATGGAGACGAACACTCTCAGAAGAGTTGGAATTCAAGGGACTGGACCTGTTAACGGTCATAATATCTATGCCTACTTAAACCATGTCGAGAATTTGAAGCTTATTATGTAA